The Plasmodium vinckei vinckei genome assembly, chromosome: PVVCY_05 region taaaaataatgtagacaataattctttaaatatattaggagaattaaaaaattctaagccttttataaataaaaattttatacaaacaaatgaaaaaaaagacaatgttttgttattaaaattgtataaacAAAACATAGCTTCTGATAAATTGTCTACTTATTATGGTAAGATAGCAATAGGTGAAAATTCagaaaacatatttaatgttttatttgataCAGGTTCAACTGAATTTTGGGTACCTTTTAAAACTTgtaaatttacaaaaaataatacccataataaatatgaacgTACGGGATcgtttaaatataaatatgacaATAAAGGGTTACCAAGTGTATTGGAGATAAATTACCTCAGTGGAAAGTTAGTAGGATTTGACGGTATGCCTACTACATATGTTTATACctcttttaaataatatattatgatttGTTTTTGGcctatattaatttttttttattatattactaACTAGTCAAATGGTCATGctaatattattcataaatGAGTAAATCACTCacatgaaaataattatccAAATTAatgcaaaataaaatattctgTAATATGTGTCTCAACtctgtatatatatatatatatatatatatattctctTTCTCtttgcatataatatatgattaCATAATGGGTGATTATTTTAGGCTATGATACGGTTTACCTAGGCCCTGGCTTTGCCATTCCCCATACGAATATAGCGTTTGCcgtatgaaaaataaacactctgcttataaaaatgcaataaaataataataaaacatcaAATCATTTGAACATGcgaaacaaaaattatttattgatTATAGACAAGCATAGATATACCCGTTTTGGAAAAATTCAAATgggtaaatatatttggtGGCATATATACACTGCAATATATTCCATTATTTTGTCATTAGTTTGTTTCCATTCAATTTTACTTATATACTACACCACACTATTGTTTactcatttattatttttttaattaggACGGGATAATAGGACTTGGATTCGAAAATGAAGATTCTCAAAAGCGTGGAATAAAACCCTTGTTcgacttaaaaaaattttatgcttccctttccattttttataatttacatctagttttattttcatttatcacgtaatttttaatggggtataaaaaattcaatattttttacaaatatctTAGTTTAGATCATttaaaagatgaaaaaattttaacagAGAAAAATTACAAGAACATGTTTGGTTATTATATAACTAACACAGGTAAAAGGAATACCAAaatattctatatatttttgtttattataagttatgatttttatttgtatgcATCTATTCTTGTTTTGTAGGAGGATACATAACACTAGGTGGAATAGATGATCGCTTTAAAAGAAGTCctgatgaaaaaattatgtaaataaaaaatatatttcaccATTGATTCAtcttaattattaaaaaaaatggtcaaccaaatgaatatatatatacatacatatgattatacattttatgtattttggTGGATCTTCTATTTATGCTAGTTGGAGCCCAGTTTCAACAGAGATGGGATTTTGGACAAGTtcgtataaaaaaaaggctATAAATGAAAGAAGTTTCAGAcgatattattaatttctttcttttcaatataatatatgtatatgtgtgtaaaataataatgatcaTAATGGGGTGTTATCCCCTATTTCTTTTCAAAATAGTTGACATTTTAGGAATACGAAAGGAAAAACAACCATATATGAATGAAAGAAGAGATGACGAGCtaattgtaaaatatgAAGGATTTCACGATGGAAGTAACAAATCAATAGTTGATACTggaacatttttaatatatgcacctaaaaaaacaatggaaaattatttaaatgatcTGACAATAAATTCTTGTGAAGATAAACACAAATTaccatatataatttttcaaataaaatcaaaAGAAATTGAATCAATAAAAGGATTATCTGTTATTGAATTAGTTTTATCTCCTGATGATTATGTCATAGAATATATAGATGAAGTGAAATCAACAAAAGAATGTATCATAGGTATACAATCTGATGAAGACAATATAAATGGATGGACGTTAGGAcaagtttttttaaaatccTATTACACTATTTTTGATAAAGATAATTTACAGATTGGTTTTGTTcgaaataaacaaaaattaaatgatgaaacttatttaaatgaatcATTTCTAAGGGttagtaaaaaaagaaataaaaaaatgagttATAATGGACCACTAAAACAGTAAAAATACTGTTTTATAAGAAACAAATATCAATGTTACTTAAATATGTAGACTGTtctaaatgaaaaagagcacatattatatatgaatataatatattttagttttaaaaatatgatatattttttgatttaacTAGTTTAGCctgtttttcatttttttgggttttaaaatataaattatacttttttttaacccTGTTTGCACCCATATTAATCAAACGAAATGATGGGCAATTAATTACatttgataaataaaaattttaattaaaatgataaaaaaaaatcggTTGTGTCCAAGGTAAACCTATAGATGTAAAAACatgcatttttaaaaacttaagaaaaaataatatatagaataaaaattatattaaaaaaaatatttataatattaaaatgttttcTGTCTATGAAATGTAGAATAAgctatatgtatatataagaaatatatatgcatatataataataaataaaataattttgggGTGTATATGTTTAacaagtgaaaaaaaaaacgaaaaatgtgtaaataaaaaaaatattagttactttttctttttggaaaaagtaaatataaaagtgGCATCAATCGTGTGATTAAGTAGAGGAATTGGATATATAGATAACTATTATTGTATCTAGGAAACCGatgtttatatatcatGTAAATCTCATTTTAGCATCCATCtcctttattttcatcacgattttgtatttttttataaataaagagtGTGCATAGGCACATGCGGTTATACgcataaacataaaaacatatacaaaaaaaatttgtttaataatgcatatatatatattcggAATAATAGAGTTATAAATAGTTTATAGGTTATCCAAATCTATATCTTGAATTTCTTGGTCAGCATATGATAATTCACTAACAGGTGATATATTGCCATTAATTTTTGACGggtttttatcttttttttgctgTTCCCATAAATCTTTACTTGCGTATAATTTAACATACTCTGATAAAAAACgagtaaaaaatgataatatataataaagcatactatttatataacaaaCTTTTTGCAATAGCccaaattaacaaaaaataatttttgtagAGATAAGTGGGAATATAAATGGTCTACAAAAATGACATTGTAATACCTTTTACTTTTTCTTCATAAATAGTTTTATCTTTCATAAGTAGGGAAGCAGCATCACTGTTTAAGGGGTCAGATGGATTAGGATAGGTAAGTAATTGGGGTAAAAATACTTCAAACACGTTTACAAGACCTTAGGAGAAGAaggaatatataatgttatgataatataaggATATAGGGGAATAATATgcacaaatatttatgatgTTTCTAAAATGCGTACTATATAAGGGTGTCCAGGTTTGGTTAATAACATCTAAACACACAGATCCCGATGCTTCATCAACATTAGGATGTAAGAGTTTGTTGATAAATCCAATTGAAGGAGATGCAAATGGGTAATCATCTGGCAAGGTTACATGAACTTTCCAAATTCCTCCTTCATAGGCAgctataatataaaaagaagtaaaaaaaaatacacaaccataagttatataatattatggtttatatataatatgaaatttaaaaaatattaaagaatttgaactttatatattttattacttcCATTGGGGCCATGAAACATAACATCGAAATCTTGTGTACTTCCATTGTTTAATTCTAAGTCATACCCAGCCATAATactagaaaaaaaaaaataaaatgtataaaagtGACTATTTTTGTATTGGTTTCTTTATGAGACTAAGATGATTATTATAACATAATTAAAGACACAAACATTAGAGAAAGGAAAAATTGTAAGGACATAAAAGGAGGGTAAAGGATaaatcaatatatatagataggAGCATATGTAACATTCAATTTTTAACgtgattttaatttttttttcaaatactAACAGCTTGGTGAAGTCACACTGTTTTCGCGTCAAAGCTGCTTGGtgattcattatatatcctatggttgtttattattataattatattttatttcgttGTTTTAATATTCTCTATGTATTTTATCTTATAATGTCTTGGGTTTTCCCCCTTATTACTTTAGAAGTTATGGCAATATAAAGTTATTATATCGTTTATCCTTTTTcgttttaataaaatgttaatGTATATGAATCTCTGctctatatttttgtgaATATTTCTAAAGAGggtattattttataatttcaaTTTATATTCAATTTGCAATAGTAATATATGTGTTCCCTCTTTTTCTTATACTTCTTTCTTCTTACCAATGTTTTGAAGGGATATCCTTTAAATGCTTTACACTATAATGTTTTTACGAATATAGGAGATATGGGTAAGATTAAaggataatttttttaatttataaattatagtataattgatgaagaaaaaatatggatcattgatattatatgttattttaattcttcAATAGCACATAcattgcatatatttatacacatTTGTATGCAtgtagaaatatatataaaatattatattcacaatatagaattaattattaatataccCTTTGGGTagcataaaataaaaattactaaaaaaagggaacgaaaaaaatattatttaattatgaataatgttttattttatactaataattatatatataatatactttCTAATTCAATAactgtaaaaaaattatgtaattaaagtaaaaataatcattGAATCATAAGacctattttatatttttataaaaattgggATAGTTTggtgatttatttttaagatataaacttatatacttttaagtataattttaatgtgTTTGTTGAAATGTATGTTATTTAGGGTTTTACAAGAATAtgctatattattatcaaaagCATATTCATATCCCTTTGGGAAAGTTCTATATAgtcttaatatatatatacacaaaaatacaatatatgtatatacctCCTTtctaattataataatatgtttttaatggtcccttttttatttcgatttatacataaaatagaAAAGGCAAACACGCACAcccaaaaaaatgaaaaaggaaaaacTTTTCGGGAAAATTATTCTTATTAgaacttaaaaaaacaaaaaaaatacaacgAAGCTATATTGCGTCAATTAAACAGGGGAAACATGAAAtcttattaatttatactGTTGGATTGTGTATGcatggatatatatatatatatatatatatagagagATATGTTCTTATGTAATGTAGTTATAAACTATAGTAATGAAGCTAAGCAAAATACCGGCATATATGCATGCGcatgaatatatatgtatataaactacatgtgtatatattaaaaacaatttataaACATAAGTCTTTAACTTTTAGTCATAAAATGCcttgaaaataattgatatatatttataaaaaaaataataagttggaataaaagaataaaggtagttatgatatatatgcaaaagGAAAATACTATATCTTTAAAGCGATCTCATCAATGAGTTTTTTTACGATAtttgtgtatataaaaaatgtgtataaatgataaataaatgaactcagcataaatttatggcgagattttattttctattaaGCTTCGTCTTATtatgttattttaaaagtgatgtaaataaaaattacgcatatatattatatacatattcaGAGGAGAATCGACAAATATATCGCAGTGTATCATTGAGGAAAATAatccaaaataaaaatgtataaaaaaagaaaaaagggaaaaatgaaaaaagacaatgcatttatgttaatatattaattgatgaaaatcaatagataaagaaaaaaaaatataataaaaaattaataaagtATATACATTATCATGCTAAGCATTTCTCATATTCAGTTATTATGtgtttttgtaaaattcaaataaaagcACAGGgagatatatttattcatatattatgtgAATTTATCAGGTTTGCCACTTATTTCATAAGTTTTGAGTTTGTTacaatttttgtatttgcATTGTATAAACACACACAAATgcaatatatacatgtgtatatgcacacataaataaattaaattcgaggtaaaaaaaaataaataaacaaggATATGTGGGGTGGGGGAGGAATATTTTCCACAAAAAACATAGGCATATATGCATGCTACATTGGACATAAAGATTCACATTCAAAcgaaaattatatgcatgcgcaaaagaaaaatatattatattttttaaattcgaAAAtgagcaaaaaaaaaaaataaatacaataagataaattagaaatatattgaCATTCAATTGATATTTAACATTATAGCgacatcattattattacacaTTTTTGAATGTGTGATAAGCATATTATTTCctctaaatataatattgttaaatattattacaagCCTTTTTTGctatttcattataaataaggcaataattaaaaaattgaagcattatatatatgaataaaagaGTTGTTATATACCTTtaagtatataatatatatgttttatttatttacaaatCTATAGcttgtttttaaaaaagactattatttattattgtaataACTATGTGttatattgatatattatttaataaaatatctaGATATATTAGTTTGGCTTTTTGTgtaatcaaaaaaaagtttataaGCACACATAATAAATGTAGATATATGTGTGCCTATTTGTACTTggagttaaaaaaaaaataaaagttattttatgataaaaacAAAGGTATCAttgtatacataaataGATATGTGTATTGTTCGATACTTGGAAAATACAAGATGTTATGCAAATATTGTTTTGGTGTAACAAAAAAGGTATTAAACATTAACTAAAATGAagtatatgtgtatatatatagaaaaaataagaaaaattgCAATGATAATCAATGTatgtaaattataattatacaatgatataataaaaaatccaAAGGCGTGATATTAGGAGGTTTCCCTCTTCACTAGTATATGCGAATagtatacataaaatagtTAGGTGTATATATGTGAAAATGATTTGGTTATTGTTTCAAGAAAGGTTAAATATTTCACATTGCTTATCAATTTCAGCATTTTAAAGCTCTTCCTGTTTCGTTGAGCTCTTGAACAAAGTTTTCGGCCCTAACAAAATCAGTAGatccatatataatttttttatttattttttcttccaAATCTTTTAATGCTGAAACTTCTATATAATTTCCACCaccaataataaatattatacaatcttttatattttcatttttgatatataaattgttCATTTTAGTATTTGGTGGATTTTTCGGatcaatataaataaattggtCATTTAATGCGGAGGGCTTATTTTCTATAAGCGTTTCAACTAGTTtagtaatttttatttctcttCTTTTAggtaataaatttttagcTCCctgtaatatattaaatcctttatcaataaatatattactataTGTATTAAACTGTTGTTTAAAGGAACTGGCATTATTAGTAGAGCTCGAAAGAACATTGCCAAATCCATTACTAGCTGTACGATTTAATTGTGAATTaacattaatattaatattcatggatttaaaattttctaattgtttaataaaataaatagctgatgtatctatatttaattgGTTTAACTGCTGAATAAATTGATCTACGGTTTGGGGATTTAAATTTCTTTTAGCTAGgtataaacataaaaaagctctatatttatcataattatttgctTTTGCAGAattgaatatattattcatatgcTGTATACACACTTTATCATTAGAAGATTCAAAATcaaattcattttcataaaatcGATCTAGTTCtctttcttttatttctttaattaattcggttaatatatttgtatgcATATCTAATAATCTTTTATGTTCAGCCATTTCTggtaatatattcatagcAGACATCAATCCTCctgttatattatcattattattggcatttttatcatttttatttaagtttttcattttttcattatattcatttaaacATTcacttatattatttgcaaCTTCTGGAAATGGTTTATTAcaattgtttaaaaaaaatgagtcattattatcaatatcATAATGCTTTGTTACCGGTTTTTCAGAACTTTGTGGTGTATTACTACCCCCACTACTCGGTactaaattaattttattcaattttatatcaaaaaCATCGTGAATTAATGCTTGATATGTCCAAGAATGTTGGACCATGACACTTAAATCTATATCTCTATCTGCTAATATTAGTAATGGCCTTTGtgcattttttgaattaaatatataattgtttgTCGAtcttaaatttaataattcataaatatttttgtgtaaCTTTTCTGCAATCATTTTAGAAGGATATGAATCATTTGATGAAACTCTTATAATAGGTACAACACCCAGCGTGACTATTAATGAAACTAGGCCTTCtgttattttgttcataacATTTTGTATTAAATTATCGTCTGTTTCATGGAGTATTTTAAAGCAACGAGGcatatttaaagaaaatgtaGAACTAGATAaactaataaattttaagtATCTATCTGTTATTTTCGATATATAAGAAactacattattttttacgcACTCATTGGCAAAATATTCAAGTATCTCTTTATCTATATATGAAACAAAATTGATATAATAACTCCCATACATATTGTTTATCATATCTTTTATAActttatctatattttctttattacctccaataaaataaacGGCATTCACCTCTGGTATTGTATTTCTTTCGTTgtgtaaatttaaatttaatgttACACCATGGTGCCTTAAATTGccaatttttaataaaggggctaatatattttggcCCTCAGaatcatatattaaaactttccatattttatcatgAGAATAGTATGACATATTACCACTATTATTTAGCCCATCACTATATTCATTTAAGTTCAGCATATTAATTGCGCtgtttttttgttcttcTTGGATATTCATCGACATTGTCTCCCCATAAGCTtctgtatgtatgtatgcatGTAATTAGTTAATTATTCAGtttcttaaaaaatataacaataataggGGCACccttttatcatatatatatacgcatgtatatatgtttcTTTCTTCCCCGTCCTTAATGTAATTATCCCTTTGAATGATATTACTTTAGGGGgtacaaatattttcactTATGTTTCATTCAGTATGAGTcatctttttattttgtatagaTTTTACTCTCTTTTCCCTTAATGATATTAAACagtttaaatattttatattctgtTTGTTTACGTTTTACAGTTCACattactttattttttttatatttgattactaaaatattgttattatattttttcataaaacaTGATAATTAcccttataaaaaaatttataatttcagAAAAATACGTGGATATTTTAATGACAATAATACTACTCcgtttaattttttttttatgcattatttcaattttatttatggaGTTAAACAGCCATTTTGTTTATGCATGACGGCATTGAGTTCTTGTATGTTTCTAAATGTATGAACTAATAAACACcgcataaaatattatatttacatataaatatatatacataaaaatattttttatcatatacgATGGTACTATTCTCAAAAAttggaaaattattaaattaattttttttttttatttacactatatataattgtatgtatatattaacatgTATTACACTAAGCAAATGTATacaatacatatatataaatcttCTTAACAAGTTAGAGTTCCTCGTTTATTACATCATTCTTCTTGTAATCCTTTAATGTTACTtcgtaatatatttttccaatATTTCCAATACGTATACCAATACGTCTGAAAGGGAAAagcattttcatatatataaatattgtattatacatttaggtatgttatatatgaaaatatttacgttaaaaaaaaggggaagagaagaaaaaagaaattctatggaaaaacaaaacaagaaacataaataaaggacgaaaaaaaaactaaagCCGATTTTCAAACCTTAATTCACCAACGCACATTCCTATTAAACCCTTGTTTAATGGAGTAACATTATGCTTCCCAAcctttgaaaattttttaagtattATTGAAAAAGAAGGTAAAAACATATGATAATAAGGATTTTCAAGACAGTAAACATGGGCATAGCATGATGTATAACTAAATAAcgtatacatattattgaaaaaaaatgaattgaTATAACAcacaaaattatgaaagCTCGTTTACTATAAATGTCTGTTCAGCGTAACCAAATTTATAACCCTGAGAAATTAGAGCATATCAAAAAAGGGggaaacaaatatatattatgtaaatGTGCGTAATAGAAGAAAGGGACACATATATAGCGACgcatgtataaatattactGATAATACATTAGGCATAATATCTATCCCTGGAGCTACAAGTAATaatttgtaatatataaagaaaatattgatcaggtaatataataatggataataattacacacaaatgtaataaatataggAATAAATCATGTGTGTGAAAATAAACCTATaggtaaattttttttttaattaatatttattttttatgattttaatgggaatacaaaaaatatataattcttaCAGAATGTCCTTATATGAATTGTTGCTAGATCATTCAATTTTAAACCACATTCTACAGTtgattttttcaatatacgaacactatatttattttttatttcattgtCATTTAATTTGATATAAGTTTCATCATCAGATTTTAcgatatataatataaaataaaagaaaaaagaaagatataaaaatttcattctgataataaatatatatatacaccaatttattgatatatatgtgcatataatatttatgtatctaacataatatatattattctttaAGTCTATTCGTAATTCATATGTTTAATTGTAAAGCTGCATCATTAgcataaattatatgataggtatatgatataagtataatacatttttttatttttaaaatattacattttttctatagCATTGCTTTTAATACGCTGATACATATTTCTATATGTGTTCGTATTTTTTAGATTTGCATAatcttatttatttttattattatacattttatttatttttttgtcgATACACATTCAAGTACACACtacatataatttgtatacAACAATAAGCATTTGtgcatttataattttaatgtatatatcCATTGTTAGGTGCGAAATTAATGTATAAAAGacgtatatattttttttatttattagtatTTATGAACATATTCGATATATGCATGGGTAAATTGTATTTACGAAAGTTGCtcatttaattatttataaattgcttataaatgaaaattcaTTTCTTGCTTGcaataattttcatattaaaatgttatatatgtgcaaaaacaaaatataatagcTATGGATCGTGGATGAATTTAAAGTACCCAgggaaaaaagaaagatcAAAAACCTACCGAATAAACTTAATGCATATCAATAATACAATTCCgatagaaaatatatatagaaaagtGCATAATAATTCGAAGCgtaatataatttacaaCGTAGAATACTGCAGAAATTGCTTTATAAAtagttattataaaaaatcgaaTATAGTAAAAGTTAAGCGccttaataatttatgggctaaaaaaaaaggtgtCGGAAGTACAAAAAATGGTAGAGATAGTAATCCCAAAAATTTAggtgtaaaaatattaggAAATAATTTTGCACACGCTGgtaatattattgttagGCAAAGAGGAAGGACGTTTAAACCGGGTTATGGAGTAAAACAAGGAAGAGATTTCACTTTAGTTGCAACTAAATCTGGAAaagttcatttttttaatcgtGTAGTAAGTATTATTGATGTTAGTACCCCTAAAACAATGACGTATAAAGATGTTTATCAAGAAAATCCAACCATTCTAAGCTTATCAAAAATGTGGACTTCTGCAGCTTAGAAAAATACCATTTACATTACTAAAATAGTCACAAAGTAAAaacaatgaaaatgaaaaataacaaatattataactaCGCctataatacattttataaaactatatcatttgaatatatgaaatatttataaaagcGCAGGGTATGCATCATTTTCGTTTGttaattatacatatatatatgtacgtgtgtatgtaatatatttttttatgttaaaaataaatctacAATTTATACTTGCATTATATGAAAACGCATTTGCTGATGTTGTATTGTTTGTagacattatttttttattttgcataatatagataaaatttgtgtaagacaaatataagaaaaataaaagcaaattttttttaaatttatttgtgattaaaagatgaattatataaaatatttaatatacttTCGAAATAagtacataaaaaaaattaatataatattcatgtaatattaaaaaacttCATAAATTggtgataatatttttttaatttagctatttttttaaaaaaattatgaacaagacatattttttattctttttatttgataatataaaaataaatatacattacAACATACAACTATAGATAAAAACCAACGAATGTATTGTTATTTAAATTCAAACTAATTTTATTCTTAAATTAAAGAAATGTATAATACGAAATGTTGTTATTCATAAACTTACAgttttataaatgtataataaaaaaaaatagcttgCTTTAATATGTAGCTTGgaaattacataaaaaaaaaatgtgtatggctatttatagtttttaaatataa contains the following coding sequences:
- a CDS encoding plasmepsin VII, putative, translated to MKDVYYYFSIIFFLELFLCNCILAIPQKTLGKGSLSLALNEFKNNVDNNSLNILGELKNSKPFINKNFIQTNEKKDNVLLLKLYKQNIASDKLSTYYGKIAIGENSENIFNVLFDTGSTEFWVPFKTCKFTKNNTHNKYERTGSFKYKYDNKGLPSVLEINYLSGKLVGFDGYDTVYLGPGFAIPHTNIAFATSIDIPVLEKFKWDGIIGLGFENEDSQKRGIKPFLDHLKDEKILTEKNYKNMFGYYITNTGGYITLGGIDDRFKRSPDEKIIWSPVSTEMGFWTIDILGIRKEKQPYMNERRDDELIVKYEGFHDGSNKSIVDTGTFLIYAPKKTMENYLNDLTINSCEDKHKLPYIIFQIKSKEIESIKGLSVIELVLSPDDYVIEYIDEVKSTKECIIGIQSDEDNINGWTLGQVFLKSYYTIFDKDNLQIGFVRNKQKLNDETYLNESFLRVSKKRNKKMSYNGPLKQ
- a CDS encoding ubiquitin-conjugating enzyme, putative is translated as MNHQAALTRKQCDFTKLIMAGYDLELNNGSTQDFDVMFHGPNGTAYEGGIWKVHVTLPDDYPFASPSIGFINKLLHPNVDEASGSVCLDVINQTWTPLYSLVNVFEVFLPQLLTYPNPSDPLNSDAASLLMKDKTIYEEKVKEYVKLYASKDLWEQQKKDKNPSKINGNISPVSELSYADQEIQDIDLDNL
- a CDS encoding Sec1 family protein, putative, with product MSMNIQEEQKNSAINMLNLNEYSDGLNNSGNMSYYSHDKIWKVLIYDSEGQNILAPLLKIGNLRHHGVTLNLNLHNERNTIPEVNAVYFIGGNKENIDKVIKDMINNMYGSYYINFVSYIDKEILEYFANECVKNNVVSYISKITDRYLKFISLSSSTFSLNMPRCFKILHETDDNLIQNVMNKITEGLVSLIVTLGVVPIIRVSSNDSYPSKMIAEKLHKNIYELLNLRSTNNYIFNSKNAQRPLLILADRDIDLSVMVQHSWTYQALIHDVFDIKLNKINLVPSSGGSNTPQSSEKPVTKHYDIDNNDSFFLNNCNKPFPEVANNISECLNEYNEKMKNLNKNDKNANNNDNITGGLMSAMNILPEMAEHKRLLDMHTNILTELIKEIKERELDRFYENEFDFESSNDKVCIQHMNNIFNSAKANNYDKYRAFLCLYLAKRNLNPQTVDQFIQQLNQLNIDTSAIYFIKQLENFKSMNININVNSQLNRTASNGFGNVLSSSTNNASSFKQQFNTYSNIFIDKGFNILQGAKNLLPKRREIKITKLVETLIENKPSALNDQFIYIDPKNPPNTKMNNLYIKNENIKDCIIFIIGGGNYIEVSALKDLEEKINKKIIYGSTDFVRAENFVQELNETGRALKC
- a CDS encoding apicoplast ribosomal protein L27 precursor, putative; its protein translation is MKIHFLLAIIFILKCYICAKTKYNSYGSWMNLKYPGKKERSKTYRINLMHINNTIPIENIYRKVHNNSKRNIIYNVEYCRNCFINSYYKKSNIVKVKRLNNLWAKKKGVGSTKNGRDSNPKNLGVKILGNNFAHAGNIIVRQRGRTFKPGYGVKQGRDFTLVATKSGKVHFFNRVVSIIDVSTPKTMTYKDVYQENPTILSLSKMWTSAA